From Medicago truncatula cultivar Jemalong A17 chromosome 7, MtrunA17r5.0-ANR, whole genome shotgun sequence, a single genomic window includes:
- the LOC25499780 gene encoding protein LEAD-SENSITIVE 1 has translation MGLISNRIEKHDIKPGDHVYTYRAVFSYSHHGIFVGGSKVVHFRPDRNFKSITETSSNVDDPTPTPCPTFPDCGFRQPNSGVVLSCLDCFLRNGSLYCFEYGVSPTLFLTRIRGGTCTTALPDPPETVIHRAMYLLQNGFGNYDVFQNNCEDFAMYCKTGLLIVDKQGVGRSGQASSVIGAPLAAMLSSPLKLLMPSPVGMATVTAGMYCMSRYATDIGVRSDVVKVGVEDLAVNLGWTTCSDEEEVVGDGTANSPIII, from the exons ATGGGTTTGATTTCTAACAGAATTGAGAAACACGACATCAAACCCGGCGATCATGTCTACACCTACAGAGCTGTTTTCTCCTATTCTCATCACG GCATTTTTGTTGGGGGGAGCAAGGTAGTACATTTCAGACCTGATAGAAACTTTAAGTCAATAACCGAGACATCTTCAAACGTAGATGATCCAACACCAACCCCTTGTCCCACCTTTCCTGATTGTGGATTCAGGCAACCAAATAGTGGAGTAGTTCTTTCTTGCTTAGACTGCTTCCTTCGAAACGGTTCTCTTTACTGTTTTGAGTATGGAGTTTCACCAACACTTTTTCTTACCAGGATAAGAGGTGGCACTTGCACTACTGCATTACCCGACCCACCTGAAACTGTTATCCATCGCGCAATGTATCTTCTTCAAAATGGTTTTGGTAACTATGATGTTTTTCAGAACAACTGTGAGGATTTTGCAATGTACTGTAAAACTGGTCTTTTGATTGTAGACAAGCAAGGAGTTGGAAGAAGTGGTCAAGCTTCTTCTGTTATTGGTGCTCCATTGGCTGCAATGCTTTCTTCTCCTCTCAAGTTGTTAATGCCGAGTCCTGTTGGTATGGCTACGGTAACAGCAGGAATGTACTGCATGAGTAGATATGCAACTGACATTGGTGTTAGAAGTGATGTGGTCAAGGTTGGGGTAGAAGACTTGGCTGTGAACTTGGGATGGACGACTTGTTCCGATGAGGAGGAGGTAGTTGGAGATGGAACTGCAAATTCACCGATTATCATATGA
- the LOC11435147 gene encoding bifunctional fucokinase/fucose pyrophosphorylase: protein MERRRRRKEDLSSLMRKSWYHLRLSVRHPSRVPTWDAIILTASSPEQAHLYTSQLNRAKRMGRISPSTLTLAVPDPLGRRIGSGAATLNALHSLSLHYGTSASNVLACKHVLLLHAGGDSKRVPWANPMGKVFLPLPFLADDEPDGPVPLLFDHILAIASCARQAFRDQGGMLTMTGDVLPCFDASVMTLPEDTSCIITVPITLDVASNHGVIVAAETEVHSNQNYALSLVDNLLQKPTVDELVQSKAVLVDGRTLLDTGIIAVRGKAWLDLVTLACSSQEMISDLIRSRKEMSLYEDLVAAWVPAKHEWLRKRPLGEELVNRLGNQRMLSYCAYDLLFLHFGTSNEVLDHLSGVGSDLVGRRHICSIPATTASDITASAIILSSKIAPGVSVGEDSLIYDSSISGGIHIGSLCIVVGASISLDHDYICAEDSMKFMLPDRHCLWEVPLVGSSERVLVYCGLHDNPKSSLSGDGTFCGKPWKKILHDLGIQETDLWGSSGTDVKCLWNSKIFPILPYAQMLKVSMWLMGLVKQKTEDMLSLWRSAQRISLEELHRSIDFSTMCIGSSHHQADLAAGIAKACVTYGMLGRNLSQLCAEILQKEGSGVKICKDLLAMCPKVQEQNTNILPKSRAYQVQVDLLRACNDEKTACELEHKVWDAVADETASAVRYGFKEHLSESPSSVSCDEQKINSHDNGRIHKPFHLRQVKVELPVRVDFVGGWSDTPPWSIERAGCVLNMAISLEGSLPLGTIIETTKTTGVLISDDTHNELYIEDYTSICAPFDGDDPFRLVKCALLVTGIIHDNILADMGMHIKTWANVPRGSGLGTSSILAAAVVKGLLQMIDGDDSTENVARLVLVLEQLMGTGGGWQDQIGGLYPGIKCTSSFPGIPLRLQVVPLLASPQLISELQQRLLVVFTGQVRLAKKVLQKVVIRYLRRDNLLVSSIKRLVELAKIGREALMNCDIDELGEIMLEAWRLHQELDPYCSNDFVDKLFSFASPYCCGYKLVGAGGGGFALLIAKDTQRAKELRQRLEDEKDFGVKIYDWQISL from the exons atggagagaagaagaagaagaaaggaagaTTTATCATCCTTAATGCGAAAATCATGGTACCATCTAAGATTGTCTGTACGCCACCCATCTAGGGTTCCAACATGGGATGCTATCATTCTCACTGCCTCAAGCCCAGAACAAGCCCATCTCTACACTTCCCAACTCAATCGGGCCAAACGCATGGGCCGGATCTCCCCATCAACACTCACTCTCGCTGTCCCTGATCCTCTCGGCCGCCGTATTGGCTCCGGTGCCGCCACTCTCAATGCTCTCCACTCCCTTTCTCTTCATTATGGTACCTCTGCTTCCAATGTGCTTGCTTGTAAACATGTTCTATTGCTTCATGCTGGTGGTGATTCTAAAAGAGTTCCTTGGGCTAATCCTATGGGGAAAGTTTTTCTTCCTCTCCCTTTCTTGGCTGATGATGAACCTGATGGTCCTGTTCCTCTTCTTTTTGATCATATTCTTGCTATTGCTTCTTGTGCTAGACAAGCTTTTCGAGATCAAG GTGGAATGCTGACTATGACTGGTGATGTTCTTCCGTGTTTTGATGCATCTGTAATGACTCTTCCTGAGGACACTTCTTGCATCATCACTGTTCCAATCACACTTGATGTTGCTTCCAATCATGGAGTAATTGTTGCAGCTGAAACTGAAGTgcattcaaatcaaaattatgCACTCAGTTTAGTGGATAATCTACTACAGAAACCTACTGTAGACGAGTTGGTTCAAAGCAAGGCAGTTTTAGTTGATGGTAGGACACTACTTGATACTGGTATAATAGCTGTTAGAGGTAAGGCTTGGTTGGACCTTGTTACACTTGCTTGTTCCTCTCAGGAAATGATTTCAGACCTCATAAGGAGCAGAAAAGAG ATGAGTTTATATGAAGATTTGGTTGCTGCCTGGGTACCTGCAAAGCATGAGTGGTTGAGAAAGCGCCCTTTGGGTGAAGAACTGGTCAACAGGTTGGGAAACCAGAGGATGCTAAGCTACTGTGCCT ATGATTTATTGTTCTTGCATTTTGGGACCTCAAATGAAGTTTTAGATCACCTTAGTGGTGTTGGTTCAGACTTGGTTGGTAGAAGACACATATGTTCTATTCCCGCAACCACTGCATCTGACATTACAGCATCTGCTATTATTCTTTCCAGTAAAATTGCACCCGGTGTCTCAGTAGGAGAGGATTCTCTCATATATGATTCATCTATTTCTGGTGGAATACATATTGGCTCATTATGTATAGTTGTTGGAGCCAGCATATCTTTAGATCATGATTATATATGCGCGGAAGATTCAATGAAGTTCATGCTTCCAGATCGCCATTGTCTTTGGGAGGTTCCCTTGGTTGGAAGCAGCGAGAGAGTCCTAGTATATTGTGGCCTTCATGATAACCCTAAAAGTTCACTTTCTGGGGATGGTACATTTTGTGGGAAACCTTGGAAGAAGATTTTACATGATTTAGGTATTCAAGAAACTGATTTATGGGGTTCCTCAGGCACTGATGTGAAGTGTTTATGGAATTCAAAAATATTCCCCATACTTCCTTATGCTCAAATGCTTAAAGTTTCAATGTGGTTGATGGGATTAGTTAAACAAAAAACCGAAGACATGCTTTCTTTGTGGAGATCTGCTCAGCGCATCAGTCTGGAGGAATTGCATAGATCAATTGATTTCTCGACAATGTGTATAGGTTCTAGTCATCATCAAGCTGATCTAGCAGCAGGAATTGCTAAAGCTTGTGTTACCTATGGCATGCTGGGACGCAATTTGTCTCAACTATGTGCAGAAATTCTTCAAAAAGAAGGTTCAGGAGTTAAAATATGCAAGGATCTCCTAGCTATGTGTCCAAAAGTTCAGGAGCAGAACACAAACATACTTCCCAAGAGCCGAGCATACCAGGTGCAAGTCGATCTTCTTCGAGCTTGCAATGATGAAAAGACAGCATGTGAGTTGGAGCATAAAGTTTGGGATGCTGTGGCTGACGAAACTGCTTCAGCAGTAAGATATGGATTTAAAG AACATTTGTCAGAGTCTCCCAGTAGCGTCTCCTGTGATGAACAGAAGATTAACAGCCATGATAATGGTCGCATTCATAAGCCTTTCCATCTTAGACAGGTAAAAGTAGAATTACCAGTGCGCGTAGATTTTGTTGGGGGTTGGAGTGATACCCCTCCATGGAGCATAGAGCGTGCTGGATGTGTTCTAAATATGGCAATAAGCTTAGAAGGTTCTCTTCCACTTGGCACCATCATTGAGACTACTAAAACAACAGGAGTATTAATTAGTGATGACACGCACAACGAGTTATATATCGAGGATTATACATCTATATGTGCACCATTTGATGGAGACGATCCATTTAGGCTGGTGAAATGTGCATTACTTGTGACTGGCATTATTCACGATAACATTCTTGCTGATATGGGCATGCACATCAAGACATGGGCCAATGTTCCACGTGGTAGCGGATTGGGTACTTCTAGTATTTTAGCCGCTGCTGTAGTGAAAGGGCTTCTTCAGATGATTGACGGGGATGACAGCACTGAAAATGTTGCTAGACTTGTTTTGGTGTTGGAACAACTCATGGGTACAGGTGGTGGGTGGCAGGACCAAATTGGGGGTTTGTATCCGGGGATTAAATGTACCTCAAGCTTTCCTGGAATTCCATTGCGGCTTCAAGTTGTTCCCTTGTTGGCTTCGCCTCAGTTGATTTCCGAGTTGCAGCAACGACTTCTAGTTGTTTTTACTGGTCAA GTTCGACTTGCAAAGAAGGTCCTGCAGAAGGTGGTAATTAGATATCTTCGTCGGGATAACCTTCTTGTATCCAGTATCAAGCGACTTGTGGAGCTTGCAAAGATCGGGAGGGAAGCTTTAATGAACTGCGACATCGATGAACTAGGCGAAATAATGTTGGAGGCTTGGAGATTGCATCAGGAACTTGATCCTTACTGCAGCAATGATTTCGTCGACAAGTTATTTTCTTTTGCCAGTCCATACTGTTGTGGTTACAAGCTGGTTGGAGCTGGTGGTGGGGGCTTTGCTCTCTTAATTGCCAAAGACACACAACGTGCCAAGGAACTCAGACAGAGGCTAGAAGATGAGAAAGATTTTGGAGTGAAAATCTATGATTGGCAGATATCTTTATAG
- the LOC11435988 gene encoding U-box domain-containing protein 44 isoform X1: MALDSLTSGLASEAISQIIDTVSEIVYSAGGVLVNKDSFKELAAYLQRIAPILKQLSKEKVSDSETFNYAIEVLDREIKDGKKLVQECSKKSKVYLLVNCRTVFKRLKHNTSEISKALGLLPLATSGLSAGIIEEIKRLCDNMQAADFKAAISEEEILEKIESAIQEKNFDRSYANNLLLLIADAVGITKERSTLRKELEEFKSEIENEKDRAETIQMDQIIALLERSDAASSTREKELKYLAKRNSLGNQPLEPLQSFYCPITGDVMVDPVETSSGQTFERSAIEEWFAEGNKLCPLTFITLDTLILRPNKTLKQSIEEWKDRNAMITIASMREKKIQSGDEVGVLHCLQALQDLCEQKDQHREWVVLENYIPVLIQILAEKNSDIRNHVLVILCMLVKDNEDAKERIANVKNAIESIVRSLGRRLGERKLAVALLLELSEYDLLREYIGKVQGCILLLVTMSSSEDNQAARDATELLEKLSSSDQNVIQMAKANYFKHLLQRLSAGPDDVKMIMVKMLAEMESTDRNKEILFDSGILPPLLRLVSHNDVEMKLVALKALQNLSTLKKNGLEMIQQGAARKLFGILFQHSLPSSSLSEHVAPIIMQLAASTISQDTQTPVSLLESDEDVFNLFSLVSYTVPDVRQYIIQTFYSLCHSPSASYIRNKLRECPSVLVLVKLFENESLSLRASAVKLFSCLVESCDEDAILKHVNQKCIETLLQMLKSSSDKEEIVSAMGIIRYLPKVQQITQWLYDAGALSIICKYVQDGTDKDLQKSKLVENSAGALCRFTVPTNLEWQKSAAEIGIITVLVQLLESGTAQTKQLAALSLTQFSKSSNELSSPMPKRKGFWCFSAQTEAGCLVHGGVCIVESSFCLLEADAVGALAKTLGDSDLGVCENSLDALLTLIDGEKLQSGSKVLADENVIPLIIRFLGSPSPGLQEKSLNALERIFRLLEFKQKYGASAQMPLVDLTQRGNGSIKSLAARILAHLNVLHDQSSYF; encoded by the exons ATGGCTCTCGATTCATTGACGTCTGGTCTTGCTTCGGAAGCTATTTCTCAAATTATAGATACCGTTTCCGAGATTGTATATTCTGCTGGTGGTGTCCTTGTGAATAAGGATAGTTTTAAGGAACTTGCAGCTTACTTGCAAAGAATTGCGCCTATCTTAAAACAGTTGAGCAAAGAAAAGGTCAGTGATTCCGAGACATTCAACTACGCTATTGAGGTTCTGGATCGTGAAATCaaagatggaaagaaattgGTTCAAGAATGTAGCAAGAAGAGCAAGGTATATCTTCTTGTGAATTGCAGAACCGTTTTTAAGCGCTTGAAGCACAACACAAGCGAGATTAGCAAGGCACTTGGTCTTCTTCCTTTGGCTACATCAGGCCTTTCTGCTGGAATAATTGAAGAAATCAAAAGGTTATGTGACAATATGCAGGCAGCTGACTTTAAGGCAGCCATATCTGAGGAAGAGATATTAGAGAAAATCGAGTCAGCGATACAGGAAAAGAATTTCGACCGCTCCTATGCAAATAATTTGCTTCTTCTCATTGCAGATGCTGTTGGAATTACAAAAGAGCGGTCAACACTAAGAAAAGAGCTTGAAGAGTTTAAAAGTgaaattgaaaatgagaaaGACCGGGCTGAAACCATACAAATGGATCAAATTATTGCTTTGTTGGAAAGGTCTGATGCAGCCTCGTCAACTAGGGAAAAGGAACTCAAGTACCTCGCCAAACGAAATTCTTTGGGTAATCAACCGTTGGAGCCTTTACAGTCCTTTTATTGCCCCATTACGGGTGATGTTATGGTTGACCCTGTGGAAACTTCATCAGGGCAAACATTTGAGAGAAGTGCAATTGAAGAGTGGTTTGCAGAAGGAAACAAATTGTGTCCTCTGACTTTCATTACTTTAGACACGTTGATTTTGAGACCTAACAAAACCTTGAAACAATCAATAGAAGAATGGAAAGATAGAAATGCAATGATCACAATTGCTTcaatgagagagaagaaaatccAGTCTGGAGATGAAGTTGGAGTATTACATTGTCTGCAAGCTCTTCAAGATTTGTGTGAACAAAAGGATCAGCATAGAGAATGGGTGGTACTGGAGAATTATATACCTGTTCTTATCCAAATTCTTGCTGAAAAAAACAGTGATATAAGAAATCACGTCCTTGTCATCCTTTGCATGCTGGTGAAGGATAATGAAGATGCCAAG GAAAGAATTGCAAATGTTAAAAATGCAATTGAGTCTATTGTCCGTTCTCTTGGGCGTCGTTTGGGGGAAAGGAAGTTGGCGGTGGCATTACTTCTGGAACTATCCGAATATGATTTGTTAAGAGAATACATTGGAAAAGTTCAAGGTTGCATACTACTATTGGTGACTATGTCTAGCAGTGAGGATAATCAAGCTGCAAGAGATGCAACAGAGTTACTGGAGAAACTTTCATCCTCTGATCAGAATGTTATACAGATGGCAAAAGCAAATTATTTCAAGCATTTATTGCAGCGCCTCTCCGCAG GACCAGATGATGTGAAGATGATTATGGTCAAAATGTTAGCAGAAATGGAGTCAACAGACCGCAATAAGGAGATCTTATTTGACAGTGGTATTCTGCCTCCTCTTCTTCGCTTGGTCTCACATAATGATGTTGAGATGAAATTGGTTGCCCTTAAAGCTCTTCAGAATCTATCTACTTTAAAGAAAAATGGACTTGAAATGATTCAACAAGGTGCAGCACGCAAACTATTTGGCATTCTTTTCCAGCATAGCCTTCCTTCCTCAAGTTTGTCTGAACATGTAGCTCCCATAATTATGCAACTTGCTGCATCTACCATCTCCCAGGATACACAGACACCGGTTTCATTGTTAGAGTCCGATGAAGATGTTTTTAACCTTTTTTCTCTAGTTAGCTACACAGTGCCTGATGTGCGACAATATATTATCCAGACATTTTATTCCTTATGTCACTCGCCCTCAGCTTCGTATATCAGGAACAAGCTAAGAGAG TGCCCATCAGTTCTAGTATTGGTCAAATTGTTTGAGAATGAAAGCCTAAGTCTTCGAGCAAGTGCTGTGAAGTTGTTTTCTTGCCTGGTAGAAAGTTGTGATGAAGACGCCATACTAAAGCATGTGAATCAGAAGTGTATTGAGACTTTACTCCAGATGCTGAAATCTTCATCTGACAAAGAAGAAATTGTTTCTGCTATGGGAATAATTCGATATCTTCCAAAAGTTCAACAGATCACTCAGTGGCTTTATGATGCCGGGGCACTGTCAATCATTTGTAAATATGTCCAAGATGGCACGGATAAAGATCTCCAAAAGAGTAAGTTGGTAGAAAATTCTGCTGGTGCATTATGTCGTTTTACAGTTCCAACAAACTTGGAATGGCAAAAGAGTGCAGCCGAAATTGGGATCATTACTGTTTTAGTACAGTTGCTTGAAAGTGGAACTGCTCAAACAAAACAGCTAGCAGCACTGTCCCTAACTCAATTTTCTAAAAGCTCAAATGAACTGAGCAGTCCAATGCCAAAGCGCAAGGGATTTTGGTGTTTCTCAGCTCAAACAGAAGCCGGATGCTTAGTTCATGGTGGTGTATGCATCGTGGAATCATCATTTTGCCTATTGGAGGCTGATGCGGTGGGAGCACTAGCAAAGACTCTTGGGGACTCTGATCTTGGAGTGTGTGAGAATTCTTTAGATGCTCTTCTAACTTTAATTGATGGGGAAAAGCTACAGAGTGGTAGTAAAGTGCTTGCAGATGAAAATGTCATACCACTAATAATAAGATTTCTCGGTTCCCCTTCTCCCGGATTGCAGGAAAAGTCTCTTAATGCTTTGGAGAGGATTTTCCGGCTATTAGAGTTCAAACAGAAATATGGAGCTTCAGCTCAAATGCCTTTGGTTGACTTAACTCAGCGGGGTAATGGTAGCATTAAATCCTTGGCAGCTCGAATATTGGCACATTTGAACGTGCTTCATGatcaatcttcatatttctaA
- the LOC11435988 gene encoding U-box domain-containing protein 44 isoform X2, which translates to MALDSLTSGLASEAISQIIDTVSEIVYSAGGVLVNKDSFKELAAYLQRIAPILKQLSKEKVSDSETFNYAIEVLDREIKDGKKLVQECSKKSKVYLLVNCRTVFKRLKHNTSEISKALGLLPLATSGLSAGIIEEIKRLCDNMQAADFKAAISEEEILEKIESAIQEKNFDRSYANNLLLLIADAVGITKERSTLRKELEEFKSEIENEKDRAETIQMDQIIALLERSDAASSTREKELKYLAKRNSLGNQPLEPLQSFYCPITGDVMVDPVETSSGQTFERSAIEEWFAEGNKLCPLTFITLDTLILRPNKTLKQSIEEWKDRNAMITIASMREKKIQSGDEVGVLHCLQALQDLCEQKDQHREWVVLENYIPVLIQILAEKNSDIRNHVLVILCMLVKDNEDAKERIANVKNAIESIVRSLGRRLGERKLAVALLLELSEYDLLREYIGKVQGCILLLVTMSSSEDNQAARDATELLEKLSSSDQNVIQMAKANYFKHLLQRLSADDVKMIMVKMLAEMESTDRNKEILFDSGILPPLLRLVSHNDVEMKLVALKALQNLSTLKKNGLEMIQQGAARKLFGILFQHSLPSSSLSEHVAPIIMQLAASTISQDTQTPVSLLESDEDVFNLFSLVSYTVPDVRQYIIQTFYSLCHSPSASYIRNKLRECPSVLVLVKLFENESLSLRASAVKLFSCLVESCDEDAILKHVNQKCIETLLQMLKSSSDKEEIVSAMGIIRYLPKVQQITQWLYDAGALSIICKYVQDGTDKDLQKSKLVENSAGALCRFTVPTNLEWQKSAAEIGIITVLVQLLESGTAQTKQLAALSLTQFSKSSNELSSPMPKRKGFWCFSAQTEAGCLVHGGVCIVESSFCLLEADAVGALAKTLGDSDLGVCENSLDALLTLIDGEKLQSGSKVLADENVIPLIIRFLGSPSPGLQEKSLNALERIFRLLEFKQKYGASAQMPLVDLTQRGNGSIKSLAARILAHLNVLHDQSSYF; encoded by the exons ATGGCTCTCGATTCATTGACGTCTGGTCTTGCTTCGGAAGCTATTTCTCAAATTATAGATACCGTTTCCGAGATTGTATATTCTGCTGGTGGTGTCCTTGTGAATAAGGATAGTTTTAAGGAACTTGCAGCTTACTTGCAAAGAATTGCGCCTATCTTAAAACAGTTGAGCAAAGAAAAGGTCAGTGATTCCGAGACATTCAACTACGCTATTGAGGTTCTGGATCGTGAAATCaaagatggaaagaaattgGTTCAAGAATGTAGCAAGAAGAGCAAGGTATATCTTCTTGTGAATTGCAGAACCGTTTTTAAGCGCTTGAAGCACAACACAAGCGAGATTAGCAAGGCACTTGGTCTTCTTCCTTTGGCTACATCAGGCCTTTCTGCTGGAATAATTGAAGAAATCAAAAGGTTATGTGACAATATGCAGGCAGCTGACTTTAAGGCAGCCATATCTGAGGAAGAGATATTAGAGAAAATCGAGTCAGCGATACAGGAAAAGAATTTCGACCGCTCCTATGCAAATAATTTGCTTCTTCTCATTGCAGATGCTGTTGGAATTACAAAAGAGCGGTCAACACTAAGAAAAGAGCTTGAAGAGTTTAAAAGTgaaattgaaaatgagaaaGACCGGGCTGAAACCATACAAATGGATCAAATTATTGCTTTGTTGGAAAGGTCTGATGCAGCCTCGTCAACTAGGGAAAAGGAACTCAAGTACCTCGCCAAACGAAATTCTTTGGGTAATCAACCGTTGGAGCCTTTACAGTCCTTTTATTGCCCCATTACGGGTGATGTTATGGTTGACCCTGTGGAAACTTCATCAGGGCAAACATTTGAGAGAAGTGCAATTGAAGAGTGGTTTGCAGAAGGAAACAAATTGTGTCCTCTGACTTTCATTACTTTAGACACGTTGATTTTGAGACCTAACAAAACCTTGAAACAATCAATAGAAGAATGGAAAGATAGAAATGCAATGATCACAATTGCTTcaatgagagagaagaaaatccAGTCTGGAGATGAAGTTGGAGTATTACATTGTCTGCAAGCTCTTCAAGATTTGTGTGAACAAAAGGATCAGCATAGAGAATGGGTGGTACTGGAGAATTATATACCTGTTCTTATCCAAATTCTTGCTGAAAAAAACAGTGATATAAGAAATCACGTCCTTGTCATCCTTTGCATGCTGGTGAAGGATAATGAAGATGCCAAG GAAAGAATTGCAAATGTTAAAAATGCAATTGAGTCTATTGTCCGTTCTCTTGGGCGTCGTTTGGGGGAAAGGAAGTTGGCGGTGGCATTACTTCTGGAACTATCCGAATATGATTTGTTAAGAGAATACATTGGAAAAGTTCAAGGTTGCATACTACTATTGGTGACTATGTCTAGCAGTGAGGATAATCAAGCTGCAAGAGATGCAACAGAGTTACTGGAGAAACTTTCATCCTCTGATCAGAATGTTATACAGATGGCAAAAGCAAATTATTTCAAGCATTTATTGCAGCGCCTCTCCGCAG ATGATGTGAAGATGATTATGGTCAAAATGTTAGCAGAAATGGAGTCAACAGACCGCAATAAGGAGATCTTATTTGACAGTGGTATTCTGCCTCCTCTTCTTCGCTTGGTCTCACATAATGATGTTGAGATGAAATTGGTTGCCCTTAAAGCTCTTCAGAATCTATCTACTTTAAAGAAAAATGGACTTGAAATGATTCAACAAGGTGCAGCACGCAAACTATTTGGCATTCTTTTCCAGCATAGCCTTCCTTCCTCAAGTTTGTCTGAACATGTAGCTCCCATAATTATGCAACTTGCTGCATCTACCATCTCCCAGGATACACAGACACCGGTTTCATTGTTAGAGTCCGATGAAGATGTTTTTAACCTTTTTTCTCTAGTTAGCTACACAGTGCCTGATGTGCGACAATATATTATCCAGACATTTTATTCCTTATGTCACTCGCCCTCAGCTTCGTATATCAGGAACAAGCTAAGAGAG TGCCCATCAGTTCTAGTATTGGTCAAATTGTTTGAGAATGAAAGCCTAAGTCTTCGAGCAAGTGCTGTGAAGTTGTTTTCTTGCCTGGTAGAAAGTTGTGATGAAGACGCCATACTAAAGCATGTGAATCAGAAGTGTATTGAGACTTTACTCCAGATGCTGAAATCTTCATCTGACAAAGAAGAAATTGTTTCTGCTATGGGAATAATTCGATATCTTCCAAAAGTTCAACAGATCACTCAGTGGCTTTATGATGCCGGGGCACTGTCAATCATTTGTAAATATGTCCAAGATGGCACGGATAAAGATCTCCAAAAGAGTAAGTTGGTAGAAAATTCTGCTGGTGCATTATGTCGTTTTACAGTTCCAACAAACTTGGAATGGCAAAAGAGTGCAGCCGAAATTGGGATCATTACTGTTTTAGTACAGTTGCTTGAAAGTGGAACTGCTCAAACAAAACAGCTAGCAGCACTGTCCCTAACTCAATTTTCTAAAAGCTCAAATGAACTGAGCAGTCCAATGCCAAAGCGCAAGGGATTTTGGTGTTTCTCAGCTCAAACAGAAGCCGGATGCTTAGTTCATGGTGGTGTATGCATCGTGGAATCATCATTTTGCCTATTGGAGGCTGATGCGGTGGGAGCACTAGCAAAGACTCTTGGGGACTCTGATCTTGGAGTGTGTGAGAATTCTTTAGATGCTCTTCTAACTTTAATTGATGGGGAAAAGCTACAGAGTGGTAGTAAAGTGCTTGCAGATGAAAATGTCATACCACTAATAATAAGATTTCTCGGTTCCCCTTCTCCCGGATTGCAGGAAAAGTCTCTTAATGCTTTGGAGAGGATTTTCCGGCTATTAGAGTTCAAACAGAAATATGGAGCTTCAGCTCAAATGCCTTTGGTTGACTTAACTCAGCGGGGTAATGGTAGCATTAAATCCTTGGCAGCTCGAATATTGGCACATTTGAACGTGCTTCATGatcaatcttcatatttctaA
- the LOC11426714 gene encoding ATP synthase delta chain, chloroplastic: MDTFSSSVSTLKIPLTTNREFYHFTRTPHSTANPSRPPQPKSHFSSNLVTQKTKTFSHNNHSPSLPLKHKPSSSQVFHHKPATGYAAAIIDVAQKTNTLHSVQRDVQRLLKFLQKLKFQSDDVGVDPSLVRKVVEQRKFEGHVVALVKMLMKKNKLGIVEEVLEEFMRIYDELCGTQVVLVSSKREIGEDEMFGIAKSVQKLSGAVRVNVKNLVQEESFPSSFAV, encoded by the coding sequence atgGATACTTTCTCAAGCTCTGTTTCAACCCTCAAAATCCCACTAACAACCAACCGTGAATTCTATCACTTCACAAGAACTCCTCATTCTACTGCAAACCCTTCTCGTCCTCCACAACCAAAATCTCATTTCTCTTCCAACTTAGTCACCCAAAAAACTAAAACTTTCTCACACAACAATCATTCTCCTTCACTACCTCTCAAACACAAACCATCTTCTTCTCAAGTATTCCATCACAAGCCTGCTACTGGCTATGCTGCTGCAATCATAGATGTAGCTCAAAAAACCAACACCCTTCACTCGGTTCAAAGGGATGTTCAAAGACTCTTGAAGTTCCTCCAAAAACTGAAATTTCAATcagatgatgttggtgttgaccCTTCATTGGTGAGGAAGGTGGTGGAGCAGAGAAAATTTGAAGGGCATGTGGTTGCTTTGGTGAAGATGCTGATGAAGAAGAACAAGCTGGGAATTGTTGAGGAAGTGTTGGAAGAGTTCATGAGgatttatgatgaattatgtgGAACTCAAGTTGTTTTGGTTTCATCAAAAAGAGAAATTGGAGAAGATGAAATGTTTGGGATTGCCAAAAGTGTGCAGAAACTCAGTGGTGCAGTGAGGGTTAATGTTAAGAATTTGGTTCAAGAAGAGagttttccttcttcttttgcAGTGTAG